One genomic segment of Callospermophilus lateralis isolate mCalLat2 chromosome 20, mCalLat2.hap1, whole genome shotgun sequence includes these proteins:
- the Vhl gene encoding von Hippel-Lindau disease tumor suppressor, whose translation MPRKAGSREGAEEGAEEAGAEEYGPEEYGREESGAEESGPEESDREESGAEEEMEAGRQRPVLRSVNSREPSQVIFCNRSPRVVLPVWLNFDGEPQPYPTLPPGTGRRIHSYRGHLWLFRDAGTYDGLLVNQTELFVPSLNVDGQPIFANITLPVYTLKERCLQVVRSLVKPENYRRLDIVRSLYEDLEDHPNVRKDLERLTQEHIENQRLE comes from the exons ATGCCCCGGAAGGCGGGGAGCCGGGAAGGGGCTGAGGAGGGCGCCGAGGAGGCGGGCGCCGAAGAGTACGGCCCTGAGGAGTACGGCCGGGAGGAATCAGGCGCTGAGGAGTCCGGTCCGGAGGAGTCAGACCGGGAGGAATCGGGCgccgaggaggagatggaggccgGGCGGCAGCGGCCGGTGCTGCGCTCGGTGAACTCGCGCGAGCCTTCCCAGGTCATCTTTTGCAACCGCAGCCCGCGCGTCGTGCTACCTGTGTGGCTCAACTTCGACGGCGAGCCGCAGCCCTACCCCACGCTGCCGCCGGGCACTGGCCGCCGCATCCACAGCTACCGAG GTCACCTTTGGCTCTTCAGAGACGCAGGCACATATGACGGGCTTCTGGTTAACCAAACTGAACTATTTGTGCCATCTCTCAATGTTGACGGACAACCTATTTTTGCCAACATCACTTTGCCAG TGTATACCCTGAAAGAGCGATGCCTGCAGGTTGTCCGAAGCCTAGTCAAGCCCGAGAACTACAGGAGACTGGACATCGTCAGGTCCCTCTATGAAGATCTGGAAGACCACCCGAATGTGCGGAAAGACCTGGAACGGCTAACACAGGAGcacattgaaaatcaacgattggAATAG
- the Brk1 gene encoding protein BRICK1, translating to MAGQEDPVQREIHQDWANREYIEVITSSIKKIADFLNSFDMSCRSRLATLNEKLTALERRIEYIEARVTKGETLT from the exons ATGGCGGGACAGGAGGATCCGGTGCAACGAGAAATTCACCAAGACTGGGCGAACCGGGAATACATTGAAGTCATCACCAGCAGCATCAAGAAAATCGCGGACTTTCTCAATTCGTTCG ATATGTCTTGTCGTTCAAGACTCGCAACACTAAATGAGAAATTGACAGCCCTTGAACGGAGAATAGAGTACATTGAAGCACGG GTGACAAAAGGTGAGACGCTCACCTAG
- the Fancd2os gene encoding FANCD2 opposite strand protein, with amino-acid sequence MAGYQLWSPWTPLDESFQWLRHTTPTPSSKHPFRASPCFPHTPSDLEVQLCFQEVTLVLDSPFLETGVSPKLPCHTSELRTMSNKKGLVRKPQPIRLSGVDSVFGRVITAQPPKWTGTFRVSDKSAFCKIISREHQWPTGLKEPQIQMTVTMCKQMLRSILLLYATYKKCTFALQHSK; translated from the coding sequence ATGGCAGGATATCAGCTCTGGTCACCATGGACCCCACTGGATGAGAGCTTCCAATGGCTGCGGCACACAACACCTACCCCTTCCTCCAAGCACCCCTTTAGGGCCTCCCCCTGTTTTCCACATACCCCTTCTGACCTTGAAGTGCAGCTGTGCTTTCAAGAGGTCACTCTAGTCCTAGACAGCCCGTTCCTGGAAACTGGAGTGAGTCCCAAGTTACCCTGCCACACGTCAGAGCTCCGAACCATGAGCAACAAGAAAGGACTGGTCAGGAAGCCCCAGCCCATCCGCCTCAGTGGAGTGGATTCTGTCTTTGGCAGGGTCATCACGGCTCAGCCACCCAAGTGGACTGGGACCTTCAGAGTTTCAGACAAGTCAGCCTTCTGCAAAATTATCAGCAGGGAGCACCAGTGGCCCACTGGACTTAAGGAGCCTCAGATTCAGATGACAGTGACTATGTGCAAACAGATGCTGCGCTCCATCCTCCTGCTGTATGCAACATATAAGAAGTGCACCTTTGCCTTACAACACTCCAAGTAA